A single genomic interval of Tursiops truncatus isolate mTurTru1 chromosome 1, mTurTru1.mat.Y, whole genome shotgun sequence harbors:
- the NPPB gene encoding natriuretic peptides B, with translation MDPQTTLPRALMLLLFLHLSLPRCRSYPLGGPGPASELRGIQELLGRLRGRVLELQAEQMDLDPLQQGHGLAEAWETRAAAPAGLLGPGNSVLQALRGIRSPRMMRDSGCFGRRLDRIGSLSGLGCNVLRRY, from the exons ATGGACCCCCAGACGACGCTGCCCCGGGCGCTCATGCTCCTTCTGTTTTTGCACCTGTCGCTGCCACGCTGTCGTTCCTACCCGCTAGGTGGCCCCGGCCCGGCCTCGGAACTGCGCGGGATACAG GAACTGCTGGGCCGTCTACGAGGCAGGGTCTTGGAGCTGCAGGCCGAGCAGATGGACCTGGACCCCCTTCAGCAGGGCCACGGCCTCGCAGAAGCCTGGGAGACCCGGGCGGCCGCCCCCGCGGGGCTCCTCGGGCCCGGCAACAGCGTCCTCCAGGCCCTGCGGGGAATACGCAGCCCCAGGATGATGCGCGACTCCGGCTGCTTTGGGCGGAGGCTGGACCGGATCGGCTCCCTCAGCGGCCTGGGCTGCAATG TGCTGAGGAGGTATTAA
- the NPPA gene encoding natriuretic peptides A, giving the protein MGSATIAASFLLFLAFQLPGQTGANPVYGSVSNADLMDFKNLLDHLEDKMPLEDEAMPQQVLSDQNEEAGVPLSPLSEVPPWTGEVHPAQRDGGALGRGPWEPSDRSALLNSKLRALLAAPRSLRRSSCFGGRMDRIGAQSGLGCNSFRYRR; this is encoded by the exons ATGGGCTCCGCCACCATCGCCGCGAGCTTCCTCCTCTTTCTGGCGTTTCAGCTCCCAGGGCAAACCGGAGCGAACCCCGTGTATGGCTCTGTGTCCAACGCAGACCTGATGGATTTCAAG aaCTTGCTGGACCATTTGGAGGACAAGATGCCTTTAGAAGATGAGGCTATGCCCCAACAAGTACTAAGCGATCAGAATGAGGAAGCTGGGGTCCCTCTCAGCCCCCTTTCTGAGGTGCCTCCCTGGACCGGGGAGGTCCACCCAGCCCAGAGAGATGGGGGTGCCCTTGGGCGTGGCCCCTGGGAACCCTCCGATAGATCTGCCCTCCTGAACAGCAAGCTGAGGGCGCTGCTCGCTGCCCCTCGGAGCCTGCGGAGGTCCAGCTGCTTCGGGGGCAGGATGGACAGGATTGGAGCCCAGAGCGGACTGGGCTGCAACAGCTTCCGG TACCGAAGATAA